ACGGCCATGCAGCCGGCGACGCAGTGCTGGTCCAGACCACGGCGAGGATGCGCGCAGCGCTGATCGACGGCGAGTTCTTCGCCCGTATCGGCGGCGACGAGTTCATCGCGGTAAAGCCGTTCACCCGTGCAAACGAGGTCGAGGAATTCGCGGCGCGCATCAGCGATGCCTTCTCGCGCCCCAACGAACTGGGCAAGGGCCGCTTCTCGACCAGCGCCAGCATCGGCATTTCGGTCTATCCCAAGGACGGCGACAGCGTCGACGAACTGACGACACGCGCCGACCTCGCCATGTACCGTTCCAAGAAGCTGCAGGACGGCACCTGGTGCTGGTATGACGCCGACGCCGACGAGGACGGTCGACGCCGCGGCCAGATCGCCATCGGCCTGCGTAGCGCCATCGCCGATGGTGCGCTGCGCCTGGTCTACCAGCCGCAAATCTCGATGAAGAAGCGCCAGTTGCTCGGCTTCGAAGCGCTGCTGCGCTGGTCCAGCCCGCAGCTCGGCGAGGTCTCGCCTGCCGACTTCATTCCGGTCGCCGAGCAGACCGGCATCATCGTCGAGATCGGCGACTGGGTGCTGATGCAGGCATGCCATGAGGCGACGCAGTGGCCGGCGCCCACAGGCGTTGCGGTCAATGTTTCGCCGGTCCAGCTGATGCGTCCCAATTTCGCCGAACGGCTGACCGAAATCCTTGATGAGACGGGACTGGAGCCAACGCGGCTCGAGATCGAGATCACCGAAACCATGCTGATCGACAATCCGGGCCAGGCCCTGCTCGTGCTGCGCAAGATCAAGGCGCTCGGGGTCCGCGTCGCCATGGACGATTTCGGCACCGGCTACTCGTCCCTGTCGACGCTGTTTTCCTTCCCCTTCGACAAGATCAAGGTCGATCGCAGCTTCCTCAACGCACTTGGCCGTCAGGCGCAGGCCACCAGCGTCATCGAAACGGTCATCGAACTCGGCCACAAGCTGTCGATCCCGGTTCTGGCCGAGGGCGTCGAGACGGATTTCCAGGCGGCGTTCCTCAAGGACCGACGCTGCGACGAAGCACAGGGTTTTCTCTATGGCAGGCCCGTGGACTCCACCACCGCACATGCACTCGCTCAGTCGGGCACCTGGCAGGACGACAACGCAGCGCTCGGCAAGCTGAGCGCCTGATCCGGCGCTTACTGGAAATCGAAGGCGGACAGGCCAGTCACCATCTCGTCGAGGCCTAGCGGCCTGGTGATCGGCGGTTCGGCCCGAGACAGGCAGCCCGAGCGCTCGCACAGCCGGCAGGCGGGGCCGACGGGGGTCGCCGGCACCACACCCGGCTTGGCGCCAACGGCAAGCGCCGGAAGGGCAGCGCCATAGACGATCTCGTCACGGAAGGCGATGTCGCAGCCGAGCAGGATCGCGGTGCGCCTGGGGCGCTCGCTGAAGGCGCCCTGCGGCCCTTCGAGCGTGCGCGCTACGCACAGAAACTCGGCGCCGTCGGGCATTTCCACCGCCTCGACGAAGATCTGGCCCGGCTGGGTGAAGGCGGCATGGACCGGCAGCTTCGGACAGCCGCCACCGAAACGGCTCTGCGGAAAACCTTGCGCGCCGGCCTTGCGGAAGCGGTTGCCGGCATTGTCGACCTCGAGCATGAAGAACGGCACCGCGGCGCTGCCTGAGCGCTGCAGCATGGTCAGCCGGTTGGCCGCCTGCTCGAACGACACGCCGAAGCGCGAACGCAGCACATCGACATCATAGCGGGCGCGCTGGGCAGCCGAATGGAACGCCTGGTAAGGCATCATCAGCGCATGCGCGGCGTAGCGGCCAAGCTCGAAGCGGGCGAGGCGCTTGGCTTCATCGGAGGAGAGTTTCAGCGCCTGGATTTCGGCGGCGACCGCCACCTGCATGCGGATCAGGCTCGCCTCCATCGCCACTTCGCGCAGTTGGTCGAAGGGTGACAGCCGCTCGGACAGGAACAGACGCTGCGAATGGCGGTCATAGCGGCGCCGCCAGTTGGGCATGGTCGCGACAGGCAGCACCTTGACGACGATGCCATGTTCGCGCCTGAGCCAACCCTTCAACGCGCCGAACAAATCGTCGCCGGGATCGAGCAGCGAGGTGAAGGCTTCGGCTTCTTCTTCCAGCGAGGTGAAGTGGTTGGGCCGGCGCTCGAACACCTCGTGGACTTCGTCAATTGGCAGGCGGGCGCCCGACAGGGCCGTCGTATGGCCCTCGCGCGCCAACAGTTCAGTGAGGTCGGACAGGCGCTCGGCCTGCTCGCGATAGGCGCGGAACAGTTTGATCACCGCAGCCGCCGCATTCGGTGCCGCCTCGGCGATCTCGACCAGTTCCTGATCACCGGGGAGTTCGCCTGACAGCAGCGGATCGGCGAAGACCTCACGCAGGGCTGCGATCGAGCCCCTTGCTTCGCCCTGCAACTCGTCGGGATCGACCTTGTAGACCGAGGCCAGCTTGAGGATCAGCTGTACCGTCAGTGGGCGCTGGTTGCGCTCGATGAGGTTGAGATAGGACGGCGAGATGCCGAGTCCCTCGGCCATCGCCGTCTGGGTCAGGCCCTTCTGGTTGCGGATGCGCCTGATACGCGGTCCGGCGAAGATTTTCTGCTCGGCCATGTCTTTTACACCGAATTTACAACGAAAGGAGGGGAATTACCCTACCCTTCCTTTTACATTCTTTACAAATTTACAGCGACGTCCTGTCAAACGCAACACAGGTTTTCCCTATTATCTGCCGTATTTCGTTGAATTTTCTGGCTGCTTCGGCGCTGCAATGTCAAACAAGTCACATAGAAATCGCCGCAACGAACCCAAGACGCGGTGGCCGCCCCCAGACCAAAGTGACCAGACGGAGTCGACAATGACTGATTTTTACAACCTCGTGCCTTCAGCCCCGGAAGGCCGTTTCGACGGCATCGAGCGCCCCTACTCGCCGGAGGACGTGAAGCGACTGCGCGGCTCCGTCCAAATCAAGCAGACCCTGGCCGAGATGGGCGCCAACCGCCTGTGGAAGCTGATCCACGAGGAGAACTTCGTCAACGCGCTCGGCGCGATGTCGGGCAACCAGGCGATGCAGCAGGTCCGCGCCGGCCTGAAGGCGATCTATCTCTCTGGCTGGCAGGTTGCCGCCGACGCCAATACGGCATCCGCGATGTATCCTGACCAGTCGCTGTATCCGGCCAACGCCGCACCTGAGCTGGTCAAGCGCATCAACCGCACACTGCAGCGCGCCGACCAGATCGAGACCTCGGAAGGCAAGGGCCTGTCGGTCGACACCTGGTTCGCCCCGATCGTCGCTGACGCGGAAGCCGGCTTCGGCGGCCCGCTCAACGCCTTCGAGATCATGAAGGCCTTCATCGAGGCGGGTGCTGCCGGCGTCCACTTCGAGGACCAGCTGGCTTCGGAGAAGAAGTGCGGCCACCTCGGCGGCAAGGTCCTGATCCCGACCGCAGCGCACATCCGCAACCTGAACGCTGCGCGTCTCGCGGCCGACGTGATGGGTACATCGACGCTGATCGTCGCCCGCACCGACGCCGAAGCCGCCAAGCTTTTGACGTCAGACATCGACGAGCGCGACCAGCCCTTCGTCGACTATGACGCCGGCCGGACCGTGGAAGGCTTCTACCAGGTGCGCAACGGCATTGAGCCCTGCATCGCCCGCGCCATCGCCTATGCTCCGTTCTGCGATCTGATCTGGATGGAAACCGGCAAGCCGGATCTGGAGCAGGCCAGGAAATTCGCCGAGGCCGTGCACAAGGCGCATCCGGGCAAGAAGCTGGCTTACAACTGCTCGCCGTCGTTCAACTGGAAAAAGAACCTCGACGACGCGACGATCGCCAAGTTCCAGCGCGAGCTGGGCGCGATGGGCTACAAGTTCCAGTTCATCACGCTGGCTGGTTTCCACCAGCTCAACTTCGGCATGTTCGAGCTGGCCCGCGGCTACAAGGATCGCCAGATGGCAGCTTATTCGGAGCTGCAGGAAGCGGAATTCGCCGCCGAAGTGAACGGCTACACCGCGACCAAGCATCAGCGCGAAGTCGGCACCGGCTACTTCGACGCCGTGTCGATGGCGATCACCGGCGGCAAGTCGTCGACGACCGCGATGCACGAATCGACCGAACACGAACAGTTCCGCCCGGCCGCCGAATAGGCCTGGCTCAAGTTAACCCGGAGGCACAAGGCCTCCGGGCACCGCCAGAGGCAACGCCCGATAGGGCAAAGGCAACCCACCGAGGAGAACCACAATGGCACCGCGTACCCGTGTCAAGGAACGAGCCGAAGAACAGGCCACCACCATGAGCGCCGACCAGCAGGCCGTGATCCGCATCGTCGCCAACGACCTGCACCGCCTCAACCAGTCGGTCATGAAGGCAGTCGAGGCCGGCGTGTCGGTGGAATTGGTCCGCTCGGCCCGTCACCATGGCGGCGACGGCAACTGGGGCGACCTGTTGATCCCTGTCATCGTGACCCAGCAGCCGCACGGCTGACAAGCATTCCCTCTGCCCCCACGGATCCCGTCCGCAGCCCCTGCTGCGGGCGGGATTTGTCTTTTGAGCTATTGCTCGCTGGACTACGGCCCATCTGTCGAATTTCTATCGCCTAAGACTAAAGTCCAATGCTTCTTCCAGCGTATTACTTGACACTCCCCCCAGTTGACGCGAACGTAAGGGACCGAACGCAACCCCTATTGAACAGACGCCCTCAGCTGTCGGCTAAGCCAATGAAATGGAATGACCCAGATTCGGGCGGCAGTCCGGATGAGCGTGCGCGCACCCTTGATGGCGGCGAAGCAGACCTTACCAAAGTGCTTGTCGTTGGCCGTTCTCCGATCAACCGCGTCGTCGTTGCCAAAATCGTCGAACGCTCGGGGTTGAAGACGATTTCGGAAGCACCTGATACGGCGATGGCGATGCTGCGCACCATGGCGCCAGGCACGATCATCCTCGACGGCGGCAGCGACAACAAGGATTGCGACGGGCTGATGCAGTCGATCCTGTCGCTGAGGCTGGCCTCGGGCAACAACCTGCCGTCGGTGATCCTGCTGTCCAACCGCCCCGGCACGCCGGAAAGCCTGTCGCTGTCGAGCGCCGTCGACATCGTGGTGGCCAAGCCGATCACGCCTGAGCGGCTGCAGCCGGTCGTCGAAAAGCTGCTGGGCCGCTGCTAGGCGTCAGCCGAGACTTTTCAGCAGCTCCGACAGCTCGCCGAGATGCTGGAGCTTGCGGAAGCGTTCTGCCGCCGTCGGCTCGTCGACATGCTCATAGGTCCAGGTCAGGTCGTGGGGAATGTAGACTCCCCAGCTTCCAGCTTCGATCGCCGGCACGACATCGGATTTGAGCGAATTGCCGATCATCATGCTGCGCGCGGCCCCATCGCCATGGCGGGCGAAGATGCGCTCATAGGTCGGGCGCGACTTGTCGCTGACGATCTCGACGGCATTGAAAAAGTCGCCGAGGCCCGATTGCGCCAGCTTGCGCTCCTGATCGAACAGATCGCCCTTGGTGATCAACACCAGGCGATAACGACCGGCCAGGGCCTCCAGCGTGTCATGGACATGCGGCAGTGTCTCGATCGGATGGCTCAGCATCTCGCGGCCGGCCGCCAGGATCTTCTCGATCACCGAGGCTGGAACCCGGCCCTCCGTCACCTCGATCGCGGTCTCGATCATCGAAAGGGTAAAACCCTTGATGCCGAAGCCATAGGTACCGAGGTTGCGCTTTTCCGCCTCCAGCAGGCGCGACTTCAACTGCTCTGCCTCGCCATGCTCGGCGAGCAATTCGGCAAAATGCCTTTCCGTCATGCGGAAGAACTGTTCGTTCTGCCAGAGCGTGTCGTCGGCATCGAATCCGATGGTGGTGAGGGCGGGCAAAGCAGATGTCATCGCGGATCTCTAGGCCGAAAATCGCACTGAAACCAGCTGATTTCAGCTCGAACCAAAGCAGAATCGCCTGACAGCCCCCCTTTTCTTATTTCATGGCGCCCGGCTATACTCGGCAATCTGCAACGACAATCTGGTGAATGATGCCGCCTGCAAAGAAGGAAGTCCGTCCGACCACTCGGGGGGCTCGCGCCCGCACGCCCGCATTTGTGAAAAACAAGCGTGGTGTGAAGAACTGGAAGGAAGCCTCCGAATGGCTCGAATGGCGCGGTATCGAGGACATAGAGTGCATCACGCCTGACCAGGCCGGCGTTGCCCGCGGCAAGATGATGCCGTCGAGCAAGTTCACCTCCAACACCTCGCTGGCCTTGCCTTCGGCGCCGTTCATGATGACGATCTCAGGTGTCTACCCCGAGGACGGCAACGGCTTCGAATATCCCGAGGACGACGGCGACCTCAAGCTGGTGCCTGACCTGTCGACGCTGTCGGTCGTGCCGTGGGAGGACGATCCGACCGCCCAGGTGATCTGCGATCTCGTCCACCAGGACGGCCGTCCTGTCGAGTTCACGCCGCGCAACGTGCTGAAGCGCGTGGCTGCGGCTTATGACAAGATCGGTCTCAGACCCGTTGTCGCGCCCGAAATCGAATTCTACCTCGTCCGCAAGAACCCCGATCCGGATTATCCGCTGACCCCGCCCGTCGGGCGCTCAGGCCGCCCGATCGGCGGCGGTGCTGGCTATTCGATCGCCGGCGTCAACGAATTCGACGAACTCATCGACGACATCTACCATTTCTCCGAGGCGCAGGGCCTGGAGATCGACACGCTGATCCACGAGGAAGGCGCCGGCCAACTAGAGATCAACCTGCGCCACGGCGACCCGATCGAGCTCGCCGACCAGGTGTTCCTTTTCAAACGCACGATCCGCGAGGCGGCGCTGAAGCACGATACCTACGCCACCTTCATGGCCAAGCCGATCCAGGGCCAGCCGGGCTCGGCGATGCACATCCACCAGTCGATCATCGACAAGAAGTCCGGCAAGAACATCTTCACCGGCGAGGATGGCACGGAGACCGACGCGTTCTTCCATTTCATCGGTGGCATGCAGAAGCATGTGCCGAATGCGCTGGTGATGCTGGCGCCCTATGTGAACTCCTACCGACGGCTGACGCAGGCGGCATCGGCGCCGGTCAACAACAAGTGGGGCTACGACAACCGTACAACGGCCTTCCGCGTGCCGCGGTCGGATCCCGCTGGGCGGCGTGTCGAAAACCGCATACCGTCATCGGATGCCAACCCCTATCTGGCACTGGCGGCGTCGCTCGCTTGCGGGCTGATCGGCATGAACAACAAGCTGCCGGCCGAGCCCCCGGTCCTGACCACAGCCAACGAGGATGAGATCGATCTGCCGCGCGGTCTGCTCGAGGCCGTCGACCTGTTCGAAAGCGATGACGAACTGGCAACCATGCTGGGCAAGTCCTTCGCCTCGACCTACGCAGCGATCAAGCGCGCCGAGTTCGAAACCTTCATGGAAGTGATCAGCCCGTGGGAGCGGGAATATCTGTTGCTGAACGTCTGAAGAAGCAAACGAATAGAGCTTAGCGAACAGAAAGGGGCTCCGCCCCTTTCACTACTCACTACTCGCTATCGCTCCTCGTTATTCGCTCCCTGAAATTTCCGGAGCCCTCTCCGCATCATGACCTACAACTCCCCCATCTCTCCCGGCCTGTCCTGGTACGAAGATACCGCCGGGCCGCGACCTGAATACCCTGCCCTCGACGGTAACAGGCTGGCAGATGTCGTCATCATCGGCGGCGGCTTCACCGGGCTTTCGGCGGCGACGCATCTGGCCAAGGCCGGCACCAATGTCATTTTGATCGAGGCGCATCGCTTCGGCGACGGTGCTTCGGGGCGCAATGGCGGCCAACTCGGCACCGGCCAGCGCGCCTGGGCCGAAGAGCTTGAAGGCGAGCTTGGCTTCACCCGCGCCAAGGCATTGTTCGACCTGGCCGAGGAAGCCAAGGCGCACCTGCTCGATTTCACTGCTGCCAACGGTATCGACATCGACTACATGCCCGGCCAGATGTCGGTGGCGCACAAGCCGCGCTACGTCGACGACTACAAGGCTCATGCCGAGATCATGGCCAGCCGCTTCGACTATCCGCATGTCAGCTTCATGGACGCGAGCGAAACCGCCGAGCGGCTCGGCTCGACGCATTACTACGGCGGCACCCGCGACATCGGCACCGGCCACATCCATCCGCTCAAGCTGGTGATCGGCACCGCGCGCGTGGCGGCCTCTGCCGGCGCCCACATCTTCGAGAATACGCCATCGACCGGCATCACGTCGCAGGGTGGCAAAGTGCAGGTGAAAACGCCGCGCGGCACAATCACGGCGCAGAAATGCCTGATCGCGGTCAACGCCTATGGCGGCAAGCTGGAGCCGGTGAGTGCCGCCCATATCATGCCGATCGGCTCTTTCATCGGCGCCACGGTGCCGCTGGGCGCGGATTCGAAGGTGATTCCCGGCGGCGAGTCTGTCGACGATTCCCGCTTCGTCGTGCGCTACTTCCGCAAGTCGCGGGATGGGCGGCTGCTGTTCGGCGGGCGCGAGATCTACGGCGTCAACGACCCCAAGGACATCCACATCCACATCCGCAAGCAGATCACCGAGATCTATCCCGAGCTGAAGGATGTCGAGATCACCCATGGCTGGGGCGGCTACGTCGGCATCACCGTGCCGCGCAAGCCGTTCGTGCGCGAGGTGCTGCCGAATGTCATCTCGATGGGCGGTTATTCCGGCCACGGCGTCATGCTGTCGAATTTCTTCGGCAAGCTCTATGCCGAAACGGTGGCCGGCAATCGCGACAGGCTAAAGCTGATCGAGGAGTTGAAGATACCGCCCTTCCCCGGCGGCCGGCGTTTCCGCACGCCGCTTCTGTTCCTCGCCCTCAACTGGTTCGCACTGAGGGACAGGATATAGCGCATGGCGGACGAACTGGTCGATCGCATCTACGAAGCGGCCTTCGTCCCGGAACTCTGGTCGTCGGCGCTTGAGGCGATGATCGCCGCCACCGGCCCGGCTTCCGGCGGCATGCTGGTGTCCGACGGCGCGAACCGCCGTCACAACGCCGCCAACCGTTGAGGTCAAGTCCAAATCATGAGTCTCGTCGGCGTCACAGGGCGACTGCCGTGCAGCTTAGCTGACCGGCCTTGCGTCATCCGGATTCACGCCTGATGCCGTCGACTGCCACAGCGGCAACTGCAACCTGATGCGGGCGCCGCGCCAAGGACCAACCAGGATTTCGACGCCGCCGCCATGCAGTCGGGCGATCTCGCGGGCAAGGTTGAGCCCGAGGCCGGCGCCGCTGTTGCGCGGGCGCAGGCGATAGAACGGCTGGAAGACGCGCTCATGCTCGTCGTCGGGAATGCCGGGGCCCTCGTCGTGAATTTCCAGCCCGCCCTTGGCGTCAACCACTACCGAAATGATGCCCTCGCCGCCGCCATGGTCGATGGCGTTGCGCAGAAGATTGGTCACAGCCTGCTGGATTTGCGACGGCTGGATGTTGACCAGCACGCTCGACGCCGCCGGCTCGAAGGAAAAGTCGTAACCGGCGGAAAGCGCCAGCGGCGCAAAATCGGCGGCGAGATGGCGTGCGAATTCGACGAGGTCGACGACCTCGCGGGCGCCGGCCGATTGGTCGAGCACCTGACGGTCGAGCAGTTGCTGCGCCAGATGCGACAGGCGCTCGATGTCCTTCAGCAGGCGCGCGCTTTCGGGATCTTCGCGCAACAGTTCGGCGCGGGTGCGCAGGATGGCGATCGGCGTGCGCAGTTCGTGCGCCGCATCGGTGAGGAACCGATTGCGCTGGTCGTAACCCTGGCCGAGGCGCGACAGCGCATGGTTGAATGCCTGCACCATCGGCTCGATTTCGGTCGGCACATTGGCGGTCGGCAGTTGCACGCCGCGGTTGTCGATGTCGATACGGCCGGCCTGCCTGGCCGTCGCGACAAGGCCGGCGAGCGCCCGGCGGACCACCGTCGGCGTGACGACAAGGGTCGTCCCGCCCATGACGATGAAGAAGGGCGCGAGAAACGACACGATGATCAGCGCAACCGTGGGACCGATCTTCATCCACTCGATCTGTCCGTCAGCGTTGCGGGTTCCGTCGAGACTGAGCTGGAATGTGACATCGACGCCGTTCGTCTCGGTGCGGGACAGAACTGTCGACGTAAGGATTTGTACCGCTCCGGCGGCGGTTTGCCGATTGGCCAGAATAGAATCGGGCCGAACGTCATAAACCGGGAAATGCAGGAATGCGTACTCGATGCCCCACGGAATTCTAAGGTCTTCCCCGGCATAGGCGTCCGGGACCTTACCCAGTCGCATGGTCTTGCCCGCCTCGTCACGAACGACCAGCCAGAGATTGGGGTAATTCTTCCGCGCCTCGAGCATCTCCTTGGTGTCGCGCAAGAAGAGGTTACCACTCGCATCCCTGGCAACGGCTCCGGATACAGCCTCCACGGCGGTTTCGTTGTCACTGAGCAGGCGCGGCTCGAGCAGGAACAGCACCAGCCAGATGAGACCGACGAAGGTGAACAAGGTCGCGGCCTGCAGCAGGATCAGCCTGCGCACGAGCAGCCACTGCAGCGAAACAGGACGCAGCTTCTTCATGCCACGGCGCGCAGGAGGTAGCCGAGATTGCGGATCGCCCTGATCTCGACCCCGGCAGAGACATCGTCGAGCTTGCGGCGCAAGCGCGAGACGTGAGAATCGAGCGCGTTGGAACCGATCTCGTCGTCCATGGCGTAGACCGATTCTTCAAGCGTCGCGCGCAGGACGGTGCGGCCGGGCCGGCGCAGCAGCGCTTCCAGTGCCAGCTGCTCACGCCGCAAAAGCTCCAGAGGCTTGTCGCCGACACTCGCCTCACGGTGGTGGAAATCATAGGTGAGCCGGCCGATCACCGTCTGCTCGGATCGCAACGCGACTGGGCGACGGTGCAGCGCACGCAACCGCGCCATCAGCTCTTCCATGGCAAAGGGCTTGACCAGATAGTCGTCTGCGCCGGCGTCGAGACCGGCGACACGATCATTGAGGCCGCTGAGCGCGGTCAGCATCAGAATCGGCGCATCGACACGTAGCGCGCGCAGCTTGGGGATCAGGTCGAGACCTTCGCCATCCGGCACGCGGCGATCGAGCACGATGGCGTCGTAAGGCCCGAACTCGGCCGCCGCCTCGGCGTCCGCAAGCGTGGCGACGTGATCGACGATGACGTTGCGACGTGCCAGCGCCGACTTCAGCACCGAAGCCATCTCCGGCTCGTCCTCGAGCAGCAAAATGCGCATGCACGTATTCCCTCGATCAGTCCTCGGGCCCGTGCCGAAACCGGTGACGGCATTGGCTGCCACCGGCACGGCCTCAAGCG
The nucleotide sequence above comes from Aminobacter aminovorans. Encoded proteins:
- a CDS encoding putative bifunctional diguanylate cyclase/phosphodiesterase, translating into MLTVLNCLVTAHDYRFVAAALAICALGCVVSMRLFARARNVRRAKHAAFVVMAGLAGGMTIWTTHFLAMLGFIPDVEHGFEPNFTVLSLAFAIATSMAGFLIAASRERDWMIEAGGAVIGAGIALMHFTGMRGFVVAGTISYDPSFVAFSIAAGAALGMLATNRVARGTSRDSQYAGMAALILGIGMMHFTAMGAVQITPDPRVVVPSQMMTDSVLAILVVLVTVLVVMLGAVTHLAEEQGQQDAVAHFRHLAMHDPLTGLPNRAAVRDELPMRLKQAGGTSLALIAIDLNRFKEINDVYGHAAGDAVLVQTTARMRAALIDGEFFARIGGDEFIAVKPFTRANEVEEFAARISDAFSRPNELGKGRFSTSASIGISVYPKDGDSVDELTTRADLAMYRSKKLQDGTWCWYDADADEDGRRRGQIAIGLRSAIADGALRLVYQPQISMKKRQLLGFEALLRWSSPQLGEVSPADFIPVAEQTGIIVEIGDWVLMQACHEATQWPAPTGVAVNVSPVQLMRPNFAERLTEILDETGLEPTRLEIEITETMLIDNPGQALLVLRKIKALGVRVAMDDFGTGYSSLSTLFSFPFDKIKVDRSFLNALGRQAQATSVIETVIELGHKLSIPVLAEGVETDFQAAFLKDRRCDEAQGFLYGRPVDSTTAHALAQSGTWQDDNAALGKLSA
- a CDS encoding helix-turn-helix domain-containing protein; translated protein: MAEQKIFAGPRIRRIRNQKGLTQTAMAEGLGISPSYLNLIERNQRPLTVQLILKLASVYKVDPDELQGEARGSIAALREVFADPLLSGELPGDQELVEIAEAAPNAAAAVIKLFRAYREQAERLSDLTELLAREGHTTALSGARLPIDEVHEVFERRPNHFTSLEEEAEAFTSLLDPGDDLFGALKGWLRREHGIVVKVLPVATMPNWRRRYDRHSQRLFLSERLSPFDQLREVAMEASLIRMQVAVAAEIQALKLSSDEAKRLARFELGRYAAHALMMPYQAFHSAAQRARYDVDVLRSRFGVSFEQAANRLTMLQRSGSAAVPFFMLEVDNAGNRFRKAGAQGFPQSRFGGGCPKLPVHAAFTQPGQIFVEAVEMPDGAEFLCVARTLEGPQGAFSERPRRTAILLGCDIAFRDEIVYGAALPALAVGAKPGVVPATPVGPACRLCERSGCLSRAEPPITRPLGLDEMVTGLSAFDFQ
- the aceA gene encoding isocitrate lyase; this translates as MTDFYNLVPSAPEGRFDGIERPYSPEDVKRLRGSVQIKQTLAEMGANRLWKLIHEENFVNALGAMSGNQAMQQVRAGLKAIYLSGWQVAADANTASAMYPDQSLYPANAAPELVKRINRTLQRADQIETSEGKGLSVDTWFAPIVADAEAGFGGPLNAFEIMKAFIEAGAAGVHFEDQLASEKKCGHLGGKVLIPTAAHIRNLNAARLAADVMGTSTLIVARTDAEAAKLLTSDIDERDQPFVDYDAGRTVEGFYQVRNGIEPCIARAIAYAPFCDLIWMETGKPDLEQARKFAEAVHKAHPGKKLAYNCSPSFNWKKNLDDATIAKFQRELGAMGYKFQFITLAGFHQLNFGMFELARGYKDRQMAAYSELQEAEFAAEVNGYTATKHQREVGTGYFDAVSMAITGGKSSTTAMHESTEHEQFRPAAE
- a CDS encoding response regulator; protein product: MKWNDPDSGGSPDERARTLDGGEADLTKVLVVGRSPINRVVVAKIVERSGLKTISEAPDTAMAMLRTMAPGTIILDGGSDNKDCDGLMQSILSLRLASGNNLPSVILLSNRPGTPESLSLSSAVDIVVAKPITPERLQPVVEKLLGRC
- a CDS encoding HAD family hydrolase, which translates into the protein MTSALPALTTIGFDADDTLWQNEQFFRMTERHFAELLAEHGEAEQLKSRLLEAEKRNLGTYGFGIKGFTLSMIETAIEVTEGRVPASVIEKILAAGREMLSHPIETLPHVHDTLEALAGRYRLVLITKGDLFDQERKLAQSGLGDFFNAVEIVSDKSRPTYERIFARHGDGAARSMMIGNSLKSDVVPAIEAGSWGVYIPHDLTWTYEHVDEPTAAERFRKLQHLGELSELLKSLG
- a CDS encoding glutamine synthetase family protein produces the protein MMPPAKKEVRPTTRGARARTPAFVKNKRGVKNWKEASEWLEWRGIEDIECITPDQAGVARGKMMPSSKFTSNTSLALPSAPFMMTISGVYPEDGNGFEYPEDDGDLKLVPDLSTLSVVPWEDDPTAQVICDLVHQDGRPVEFTPRNVLKRVAAAYDKIGLRPVVAPEIEFYLVRKNPDPDYPLTPPVGRSGRPIGGGAGYSIAGVNEFDELIDDIYHFSEAQGLEIDTLIHEEGAGQLEINLRHGDPIELADQVFLFKRTIREAALKHDTYATFMAKPIQGQPGSAMHIHQSIIDKKSGKNIFTGEDGTETDAFFHFIGGMQKHVPNALVMLAPYVNSYRRLTQAASAPVNNKWGYDNRTTAFRVPRSDPAGRRVENRIPSSDANPYLALAASLACGLIGMNNKLPAEPPVLTTANEDEIDLPRGLLEAVDLFESDDELATMLGKSFASTYAAIKRAEFETFMEVISPWEREYLLLNV
- a CDS encoding NAD(P)/FAD-dependent oxidoreductase, producing the protein MTYNSPISPGLSWYEDTAGPRPEYPALDGNRLADVVIIGGGFTGLSAATHLAKAGTNVILIEAHRFGDGASGRNGGQLGTGQRAWAEELEGELGFTRAKALFDLAEEAKAHLLDFTAANGIDIDYMPGQMSVAHKPRYVDDYKAHAEIMASRFDYPHVSFMDASETAERLGSTHYYGGTRDIGTGHIHPLKLVIGTARVAASAGAHIFENTPSTGITSQGGKVQVKTPRGTITAQKCLIAVNAYGGKLEPVSAAHIMPIGSFIGATVPLGADSKVIPGGESVDDSRFVVRYFRKSRDGRLLFGGREIYGVNDPKDIHIHIRKQITEIYPELKDVEITHGWGGYVGITVPRKPFVREVLPNVISMGGYSGHGVMLSNFFGKLYAETVAGNRDRLKLIEELKIPPFPGGRRFRTPLLFLALNWFALRDRI
- a CDS encoding sensor histidine kinase, whose product is MKKLRPVSLQWLLVRRLILLQAATLFTFVGLIWLVLFLLEPRLLSDNETAVEAVSGAVARDASGNLFLRDTKEMLEARKNYPNLWLVVRDEAGKTMRLGKVPDAYAGEDLRIPWGIEYAFLHFPVYDVRPDSILANRQTAAGAVQILTSTVLSRTETNGVDVTFQLSLDGTRNADGQIEWMKIGPTVALIIVSFLAPFFIVMGGTTLVVTPTVVRRALAGLVATARQAGRIDIDNRGVQLPTANVPTEIEPMVQAFNHALSRLGQGYDQRNRFLTDAAHELRTPIAILRTRAELLREDPESARLLKDIERLSHLAQQLLDRQVLDQSAGAREVVDLVEFARHLAADFAPLALSAGYDFSFEPAASSVLVNIQPSQIQQAVTNLLRNAIDHGGGEGIISVVVDAKGGLEIHDEGPGIPDDEHERVFQPFYRLRPRNSGAGLGLNLAREIARLHGGGVEILVGPWRGARIRLQLPLWQSTASGVNPDDARPVS
- a CDS encoding response regulator; its protein translation is MRILLLEDEPEMASVLKSALARRNVIVDHVATLADAEAAAEFGPYDAIVLDRRVPDGEGLDLIPKLRALRVDAPILMLTALSGLNDRVAGLDAGADDYLVKPFAMEELMARLRALHRRPVALRSEQTVIGRLTYDFHHREASVGDKPLELLRREQLALEALLRRPGRTVLRATLEESVYAMDDEIGSNALDSHVSRLRRKLDDVSAGVEIRAIRNLGYLLRAVA